Genomic DNA from Methanobrevibacter sp.:
TTATTACAAACTTCTTATGTAATTTTAATAGTATTCTTAATAGTTAATTTTCCATAAGTTGAATAAATGGAATATTTGCCTTTTTTCAAGGATTTAAGACTTAAAGTAGCAATTCCTTTAGCATTGGTCTTCCTTTTATACTTTTTACCTTTGAACTTAAAGGTAATGTATTTATTTTTCAAGATAGCTCCTTTAGTATTGACCAGTTTTGCAGTGAATTTGATTGTTTTAGCTTTCTTATGAGAAAGGTTTTTAGTAATGATAGTTGACTTGACAGTCACTTTATTCTTTACTGTAAATCCTTTATAGCTAGCTGAAACACTATATGTCTTAGGCTTTAAGCTGATCTTAAGGCTGGCAATTCCTTTGCTGTTGGTCCTTTTATAATATGTATTGCCATTTATAGTGAATTTGACTGATACGTTTTTGGCAATGTTTCCATAGTTGTCCAAGACCCTGACATTATAGTATTTGCCTGCGCCATAATACATTGTCAGATTCTTGTTTTGATCAATTCTGGCCAATACCTTGATCTTATGGGTTTTTTCCTCTAAAGTCGCTGGATTCTTAACCTTTACAGTATAGCTTCCTGGCTTTAGATAATTAGTAATATTGACTATTCCATTGCTGTCTGTTTTCAGCTTATATGTTTTTCCTCCAAAGCTTATAGTCACATTGGTGTTTTTTAATGGATTTGCTTTTTTATCCAGGAATTTTACGCTGTATTTTGCACCATAAGTGAAATTATTATATTTAGGAAGTGAAACCGTTGTACTAATAGTGAAATTAGATGTGATTTCATTACAGTCATAAAGTGCAGGATAAAGGACAATTCTAAGATTATTCTTGCCAAGATTTAACCCTGTCAGATTGATTGACACCTTACCATTTACGGATTTGGCAGTGAAATTCTTATATCCCAATATCAATGAAATGGTTTCATTGATCTTTTCACTGAGAGTTATGTCTACAGATGCATAATAGATGTTATTTGTGATTTTTGCAGTCATATTGACATCATATTTTGTAATGTTTACAGATGAACTGTCAGATGATGAAATGTAGCCAGAAGCTTCAAATTCTGCAAAAATCGTATTAAATCCTTTCTTAAAGATATGGCTAATTTTAGCCACTCCATTGTAGACATCCACATATTTGATTTCATAGGATGAATCTTCATTGGAAAAATTAAATTTGACTTGTCCGCAATTTACAGGATATCCATATTGATTCAAGACATTCACTGTAATGTTTACAGGATTGAAATTGTTTCCTTCAATATTGCTAATATAACCCAAATCCAATGTAAGTGCAGTGTCAATCTTGTCCAATACAGTAAATGCCTTTATGCAAGCCACTTGAGATGAGTAATTATGATTAGGATAACCATTCCATACCAAATCATATAGATCTGTCCAATTTTTGCCATTATAACTGATGAATGAGACGTTTTCCTTATAAAACTTATTATTTAAGCTTACAATTTCTGAAACAGGAACTCCAACATTGGCTGAAACCTTAATTTTGAATTCAATTTCAAAAATGTCACCAACATTAAGTGAAATAGGCTCCCTTAGATAAATAGTCCAATAGCCGGATTTTGAAACACCTGACTGAACCAATTTTTTAGAATTATTCACATATATTGATAAGTTCCAAGTGGTTTCCTTTTCAAAATATGTGGAAACAGCTGTCAAATACTCATTATCCGTTGCATTGAAGATATTCTTATACCATACAGTAGTCGTATTATTGTAGAAATAATCTGTTTTTGCAATGTCATATTGATAATTCTTATCAAATTTAACTGTATCATTTAAGATAAATGTGAAAGTGGCATCATCCACTCCTATTGGGGGAGAGCTTACATCATAATATGAAAGGTAGAAAATGCCTTTATTACCTGAATTTCCCCAACTGTTCTTGGCAATCCAAGCCCCTTTTCCAGGAGCGCCAGGAACCTCTATATTGTCATCCCATCCAATTAGGACAACTGCATGATTAGGACTGGTGTCATTTGTAAATTCCTTATAGTATCCAATTGAACTGTCCTTCTTCACTAAATAAGACCTTAAGTAAATCGGAGTGAAAGCCGCTCCATAATCCATTATGGCTCTTTTGATCATATCATTGTCTGTGAAACTATCCCTTTTCAAATACATTACATTTTGAACATGCATGACGCCGGATAATACTGGAGATAAAAGGCCTTTAGGATCATAAATGCCATCCTCGTCAGAAACCGGCCCTAGCCAGCTAAGAAGATAGCCTAAGGCAGTGTCATCATATCCTCCCTCATTGGTTTCCATATTCCAACCGTAAATGGAATAAAGTTCAGCAACATTTTTCATATTCTCTTCTGAAAGATCAAGATTATCCCCAGATGCCTTCAGAATGCATGACTCTAAGGTTGCAATTGTAGCAAAGGCCCAACAATTTCCTCCATTTCCTTGATCTTTTACGGAAGTTACATAACCTTCACTTAAGGAACTGTAATTGCTTGGAAGTGAATTGGCACTTGGATTATAATTATAAATTGTATAATTATTGTCTTGGATAATTAAAGAAAGGAATGAAGAGTCATATACGTCCTTGAAATCAATGCTTGATGCAGTGTTGTTTTCATAGCTATTTGATATATTGGAATTATTGTTGAAAACAGAGTATATGGCTCCAGCAGATTCACTGGCAGAATTGTTGATGAAAGAATTATTGCATATTGAAAGAGTGTTAAGGCCATATGCAAATAGCCCTGCTCCATTTCTAGCATTATTTGATATGAAAGTGGAATTGGAAAGAGTCAAATTGCCGTAGGTCTGATAGATGACCCCTCCATCATACCGTGCAGTATTATCAATTCCATATAACCTGCTTATTTTAGCGTTAACATTCAAGAATGTGAAAGCCCCTCCTAAAGTGGATGAGCAATTATAAACTGATATGTTATTTCCATTAAAGTTGACAGCCACCAGATATAATGCTCCTCCAGTGTTATTGTTAGAACTATCATCCATAAATTTAGTATTCTTTATGGTTAGAGTGGACATGGAATTCAAATCGGACACAGAACATATTGCTCCACCATAAAATTGGGTTGCATTGTTATCGATAAATTCACAATCGATGATTTCCGCATTGCTCCCACTTAAATAAATTGCCCCGCCAATGCTTGCAGAGTTATTGTAAAAGCTGCAATTTCTTAAGCTAAGAGAATATTGGCTATCATAAGAATAAATGGCACCTCCATACCACTTAGAACTTGTGTAAGTTCCATCGCCATGAGAGAAAATCACATCAGCAGCATTTAATTTGCCTTTATTTGTTATTGTGACACTATCCAATGTGAGATTTTGGAGAATGATGTCCCCGTATGCATAAAGGTCTCTATTATTGCCTTTAATGGTTGTTTGAGAAGCCCCTTGCCCAATCAATGAAATATCTTGGAAACAAACATTATTGATTAAAGTGAAAAGGCCTGAACTGAAATTGATTTTAGTTTTGGCAGCACTTTGTCCAATTAAAGAAATGCTGTTAAAAACAACATTACCATTTAATGAAAGAGTTCCTGAACTAAAAGTGATTCTTGTCTGATCATAACTTTGACCGATCAATGTAATATTTGTATACTCACCAGGCAATTGCAAATTATAAGCTCCGCTTGCCAAATGTATTACAGAATTGTTTCTTATTCTGGACTTGTCCAAATTTTTATATGGATTTTCTTCAGTCCCATTGCCGTCCTTTTCTGCATTGCTGTCAAAATAATAA
This window encodes:
- a CDS encoding C1 family peptidase, whose product is MHKTHYRLLVCLMAFIFLIILPTSFAADVDADLMDGNLIYDDSLCLADSVENDGLLDFEDSADDNSLDSLDPEDDLIESSESNSDVLSEDYYFDSNAEKDGNGTEENPYKNLDKSRIRNNSVIHLASGAYNLQLPGEYTNITLIGQSYDQTRITFSSGTLSLNGNVVFNSISLIGQSAAKTKINFSSGLFTLINNVCFQDISLIGQGASQTTIKGNNRDLYAYGDIILQNLTLDSVTITNKGKLNAADVIFSHGDGTYTSSKWYGGAIYSYDSQYSLSLRNCSFYNNSASIGGAIYLSGSNAEIIDCEFIDNNATQFYGGAICSVSDLNSMSTLTIKNTKFMDDSSNNNTGGALYLVAVNFNGNNISVYNCSSTLGGAFTFLNVNAKISRLYGIDNTARYDGGVIYQTYGNLTLSNSTFISNNARNGAGLFAYGLNTLSICNNSFINNSASESAGAIYSVFNNNSNISNSYENNTASSIDFKDVYDSSFLSLIIQDNNYTIYNYNPSANSLPSNYSSLSEGYVTSVKDQGNGGNCWAFATIATLESCILKASGDNLDLSEENMKNVAELYSIYGWNMETNEGGYDDTALGYLLSWLGPVSDEDGIYDPKGLLSPVLSGVMHVQNVMYLKRDSFTDNDMIKRAIMDYGAAFTPIYLRSYLVKKDSSIGYYKEFTNDTSPNHAVVLIGWDDNIEVPGAPGKGAWIAKNSWGNSGNKGIFYLSYYDVSSPPIGVDDATFTFILNDTVKFDKNYQYDIAKTDYFYNNTTTVWYKNIFNATDNEYLTAVSTYFEKETTWNLSIYVNNSKKLVQSGVSKSGYWTIYLREPISLNVGDIFEIEFKIKVSANVGVPVSEIVSLNNKFYKENVSFISYNGKNWTDLYDLVWNGYPNHNYSSQVACIKAFTVLDKIDTALTLDLGYISNIEGNNFNPVNITVNVLNQYGYPVNCGQVKFNFSNEDSSYEIKYVDVYNGVAKISHIFKKGFNTIFAEFEASGYISSSDSSSVNITKYDVNMTAKITNNIYYASVDITLSEKINETISLILGYKNFTAKSVNGKVSINLTGLNLGKNNLRIVLYPALYDCNEITSNFTISTTVSLPKYNNFTYGAKYSVKFLDKKANPLKNTNVTISFGGKTYKLKTDSNGIVNITNYLKPGSYTVKVKNPATLEEKTHKIKVLARIDQNKNLTMYYGAGKYYNVRVLDNYGNIAKNVSVKFTINGNTYYKRTNSKGIASLKISLKPKTYSVSASYKGFTVKNKVTVKSTIITKNLSHKKAKTIKFTAKLVNTKGAILKNKYITFKFKGKKYKRKTNAKGIATLSLKSLKKGKYSIYSTYGKLTIKNTIKIT